The Astyanax mexicanus isolate ESR-SI-001 chromosome 8, AstMex3_surface, whole genome shotgun sequence sequence AAAGTAGAGGAAGGAGTAACTTCAGCAGGTACAGGAGGTGTTGCATCCAGTTCAAGTCCTACCACAAATGGTTCCTGCTCTAATACACCAATCCTCAGGTCAACCTCTGTACGTACCCCAACACCAAGCAAGGCCCAACATGCTTTGATGAGGTCGATTTCCACACCAGGACAGAACCCCTCCTCCAGCACAGGTAATGGACCGGACTTTGGGGGGATGGGTGCTGGGACAACAGGAGACGGTGGTGCATACAGTCGAATTCCCCTCCGTCAAACCTCTGTTTCTGGTTCATTTAGTGACTATGGTTCCTCAGACGAATATGGCTCTAGTCCAGGAGAGCACTCTTTACTGACTCCAACCATTCAGACAGGATCTTCAGGTAGCTCAGGTGCGCAGTCTCTTGGGGATGAAGCGGCCAATTACATCCTAATGGCTCAAAGAGGAGCATCCAAATCACTGTCAACACATAACTCTTTGCCCCCAACCAGAAGAGTCCTGCGACGCTCCTCAAGCAGGGAAAGCGAGGCTGAACGTAGGCTTATGAGTAAAAGGGCATCCCTGCCTCCTATGACTCTTGAGAGACTGGCACCACACCGTAGAGGAGGAGACGTAGAGACTGAGGAAGAAGACTATGCCATTATGTCCCGAAGCACCAGCCGTGAGTCTTTTACCTCTCGTCAGGATTCAGACACAACTTTTGTTGGAACAGGATACATTGATGTATCTGCAGAGTCCAAGGGTGAAGCAGGAAATGGTGGCTCGAGTATAACTGGGAGTGGTAATGGAGCAGTTGACAATGGATATATGTCCATGTTGCCAGGGGTAACAGCTCCCCCAGTGTCCCcatctcactctctgtctgtaGCAGTGTCAGACACTGACTCTAAACCTGCCGACGACTACATGGCCATGACTCCAAACAATAGTATCTCGCCTCCTCAACAGATACGTCTGCCCGTCTCTGGCACAGATGGTTATATGATGATGTCGCCCAATAGCAGCTGCTCTCCAGACCAGCGTGGAGTTCCAGCAGCCTGGGTTGGCAGCAACAGTGCAGACAGCAGGGTTGGCAGCGATTATATGAACATGTCACCTATCAGTGCCCGTTCTGCCAACAGCACACCGCCTCCTCATGAGTCCCTTACTCAATCCGACCACCATCCTCAGCATCCTCCTCCCAAAATGGTGTATTCTTATTACTCTCTACCCCGATCTTATAAACACAACACCCCAACGCACTTTGAGGATGGACCAGGAAAAGATAAGCGCCCAGGCAGTGGCACTAATTGTGCTGCTAGAAGTCTTGGCAGTGGTAGAGGCACTTCCCAGGGTCAAGAACCGGGAGTGGGACGGCACTTGTCTCTTTCCTCCTCATCGTATTCTTCTAGTTCAGCCAGCAGTGAGAGTCTGGGAGAGGGTGAGGAGAAGGTCGCTCAGACATCACGAGCAGCAGCAGGGGCTCGAGTGAAGGATATCGGCAACTTGCACCAAAAACAGGGATCTGGGGTAGCTAAGGGACAGGGCCAGAGGAACCGACCCCTTAGTCTATTTGTGGATGTCTCTAAAGCCAACACTTTACCGAGGGTTCGTGAGACCCCACTCCCACCTGAGCCTAAAAGTCCTGGTGAATATGTCAGCATTGAGTTCAAGAGTGAGAGAAGCATCAAAGGAGGAGGCAGTGGATCTAGAGGACTTAGGCAAGGTGGCTCAGTTCCTTCCAACCCGCATCGAAACTTGCAGAGGCCCACATCTTGTGTTGCTGGATTCTTACCATTTTCCCACACCCCTTCTACTGCTATACCCCCGACTACTGAGTATGTCAACATGGAGCTGGGAGCTTCTCCATCCCCTTCATCCTCATCGTTATCCCTCACTCCACTTGGTTTCCCATCTTTCCCCACTCCTCCAACCCCACCTGCAGCAGCGCCCAAAGCTTGGGATGAGAAAAGATCAACCCCCCAAAATGAAGAGGAGCCTGAGGCAGAAATGGGGCATAGCAGGCATGTAGCAGTCGCTCAGTCAGGGGTCTCCCTTAAAGTGTGTGCAGACTACACAGAAATGGCCTTTGGTTTAAGCTCAGGCACTACCTCAGACTCTACCCCCCCTAAGGCAACCTTGCCCGACAGACCTGAACCCATAGTTCCCACCTTGGGCCTGGGCCTTACCTTGGACTTTCCACTGTCCAAAGGCCTTAATCCAGATCACGGTGCCAAGGTAATCAGAGCAGACCCTCAGGGTCGCCGCCGCCATTGTTCTGAAACGTTTCTTGCCCCTTCATCAATATCCTCATGCTCTGCCAGCTCCTCTTCTACCATCTCTGTGTTCAGTGAACACACCCAAGCTATGGCAAGGCGACTTGGTTTAGACGCTATGCTGTGGGGCAGTGGCACTTCCCTAGACATCCCAACTCAGTTCACTAACCCTGGGGTAACTAGCCTTCCTACCACCCAGGCTTCATCTGCAGAGCAAGGGCTCAACTACATAGACTTAGATTTGGCCACCAAGGAGAGCCCAACCCTTGGTGTTGATGTGCAGAATGTCTCACAAACACCTGCAGCaagacttttctcatctgttttggGAGGTGGGGCTGCTGGAAGTGCTGCAGCAACAGCGAGTACGAACAGCAATGCCTCAAACCTCAACACATACGCTAGTATTGACTTCTACAAGTCAGAGGAGCTACGATCACACcaaggcagcagcagcggcagcagcagcaaagACGGTACAGGTAAGAGTGTATATGATATCAGTAGTAATTGCTGAAATAGAAGTAATCAGTTAGTTTACTTGAACTACTTCTTCTTaaactcaacaactcaacatgcAGATTACTCTTTGAtgccttttattttataatttttttaataaggtttaatctacagttatagttGATATTATGAGCACAATGTTTGTGCCTATACTGCTGCCACTCCGATTTCGGCACAGCACTGGCTTGTTTTTTTCTCAAGTTGAGTGAATATAGCCTCAACGTAGTCTCAACGTCCTGTAATTGGCCGAAAGTCCTGTTCAAACCTTCCTCAAAAGTATATTTTCACTGCAAATGAACCAAAGCATAGTTAATATGATCCTGACCAAATTTTGGTCCTATAGTGGATTGACTATGGTCTGCCGCACATTTCACACTTGCTATTTAGGTTTGGACCGAACTCAAACCTgcaaaagtccagaccaaacagagTACATGGAAAGCATCTTTAGTCAGGAGTGCCTGGTTTGAGCTGCACAGGTTAAATCTGTAGCTAacaggaaacattttttttttctttttgctcccTGACATGTTTTTCTGCACTTTAATAAAAGCTTATGTTAATAGATTGACAGCAGCCATTGCTTAATGAAACTTTATGAGGCAATGGTGTTCTTTTACTATTTATTCATGTGTACCTGGCACTGCTGGGCACAGATGGCACCCGTGTTTGTATCACTGCCAGTGATACTGATTAGAAGGTGATGGAAAGTTTTCTATCACTAAATAATCTCATAATCATTAGATTTGTCCAATTGTATTTGCTCTGAAGAGTTGAGaaatgtttatttgaataaaggaGCTTCCTGTTTTCTTTGAGCCACAGGCCATGAATTTGAGTACACGATTTTCATGAGGCATTTGTAGTGTTCATTTGAGAGGATGCATGGGTTTGTGGGATTGTGGGTTTGGAGGTTTGTGGGATTGTGTGTCAGGcttgtttgtattatttttttggttttgttttgttttattgcatgTGTACTTGTTTATGTGCGTATATAGTGCTACACAGCTTGTGTAATAATTTATAAGGACAGTTTAGAAGGGGATTACAGAAGCGCTTGTGGGAGTGCTGTGTTTGCGTAATGCTTCCCCTCTTAAAATGGACCTGGAATTAGCTTCACACTTTCTTTTGTAGTTATTAAGGCCAGGATTTGAGATTGAGTTGGGGAAGCTAAAAAGGGCACCTTCAGCCTAGAGTCTTATGAGAGCAGTGGGACTGGCTTTTTGCAGCAGTGAGCGAGTGCGTGAGCTTTTCACATTAAGTCGACAGCGTGGCTGTGGCGTTGGGAGGGAATGTAGCGGACTGGCTGTGAATGTTGAAAGGGGGCCAAGCTAGCGTTGGCCCAGTGTGGGCACAACCTCAAAGCCCCCCTCCCAGTTCCAGACGTAATAAATGATCCTTTTGTTCACATCTCCTCTCTGCGACTTGGTagtggtggtgtgtttgtgtatacgtatatagaaatatataggcATACAtacagtgtatatgtgtgtgtgtgtgcatttctgCTCAATCAGACTTGATGGAGTCTCTTATGTTCTCTTGCTTTCCCTGCATGCAAATGGAGCAGCAGAGGATggataaaaatagatttttgggCTAGAACGAAGAGTTGGAAGAGTGCCCTCTTCTATTTGAGggtggataagagagagagagagaaaaaagagagagagcgggagagagagagagagagatggcaccGCATGAGAGCCAGAGTGGGTGAGAGATGGGAAAGATATAGACAGGGTGTGAGACGGGCAGATGGCGAgggcaagaaagaaagagagagagagagagagagagagagagtaagtttGGGTCAGATTGGTATGTGGTGTTTGGCCGTATTTGAGGAAATTGTCtgaactttattattttttttttctttgagaaATGATCAGAGCAACTATGGGGATTTTCCCAACCCAGACTCCAGACTGGCTCTCTGTGGCGACAGAccaggagggagggatggagggagaaaAGAGGGgtaagagaagaaaacagagagaatagagagtaagagcaggaggaggagaagagggagGAGTGGGCGGGAAGGATGTGGAGAGGGATGCCAGGGAAGTAACGATGTGTCTGGGCCCAGGAGGTGGATGTGTGTAGGTGTttgctttctttcactctttaagtgtcagtgtgtgtgtgggtgtgtaataCAACTATTACGAGTGTAGTCCCGATGCTTCTGTTGGTCTatcctttcctctctttctctctgtttctcactctctcttactcttactctgtTCCCCCAGTTACTAAGCTCATCTGTCAATCATGCAAACTTGTACAAATGCAGCAAGCCTATAAAAATATACTCTTCAAGTATTTTCAGTGCACGGCTCTTTCATTTGCCACTGGTGACTGGTGAGTTTTTCTGTCAGCCCACACTTACTGTGAGCTTGTGTGTCTCCTAGAGGGCTAATTATTCTCGTAGAACTGATTGATGATGCTGTTATGATATCTTTCCCATAGTGCTGATTGATGTCTGTATTGATTTATTGATATTGGTGTCAGACAGcagtattgttttttcttttatcagTATTGATGCTCTTTCACAATGTTGGCTCACTGTGCATGTTGTTATTATTGACTGTGTTGAGCTGCTAGTGAGCGATGAGGAATCAAATAAGAGAAGAGGGGAGGGGGctttgctataaaaaaaaacaactcatctCTCCAAAAAAGAAAGTTGTGCCAAGATAAATGCTGGGCGATATACTATAATTTTGAACCATGTTTCACATACCCCTACaccgctagaggcgctgcggCGCGCTGCCTAAAACAGCGCCGCAACAGAGGCACATTTACGGCAGCTCAGTCTCAGGCTGtcctgcagcttctgctgctgctccttgcaatatgagtaactatagccctgtttaaacatattaatactgtagcttgaaggataatttaatataatgtacagtgaactgaatacattttttaactgGAGAACCTGGATAAACATCTGCTTAAATACTTttatgcctctaatggcttcaattaTGACATATTGAAAAATGATATTAAACTTGTCTCATGCAATAAAGCTactgagaaatatctcttttgaatactgaaattctgagtattttaggtctgtttatagtgtttatggaacaatttaaaatatttagtttagtaaagGGAGCCGTGTttaagttgttggcgtatctctttctaaggtctattgtttacattcttcagctgtttttctgctaatgaagtctgatttcttcatacattgtacattgtacataCATTGTGTAATCTTGTGGgataaagtaaacccaatagtaatcaatgccttaatttaaagccttaaagtTTGATATTATaggtactcctaacagtagagtaagtcacaaacctatataaaagcccagtcatacaaaaaagtataaataagttaatcaataaataataaaaaataaagtgatatACCGttaaaccatcagaatcttgcaaaataacGTGAtgtgcatttttggtcataccgcccagccctactgaccaataaaaaacattatctccaaaacagcaacttttaaagttttttaaacttttaattaaagtcaatgtaaaaagagtttattttagttcattttaaactATTTCAATTGGTCtgttttatcaagaaattttggcacagtctaagcgacagtttgtctgtttaaattatgtagtaaactaaaaatcactacaaaaatagagatactgcATTGAACAGCAACAATAAGTACAGCCTTCTTTTTTAAAAATGACATACAAtctgttgttattatttttatttattaatattcttTTATCTGGCCACTTGCAGAAGTGCACAGTAAACTTATGTCTGACTCATAGCCATTTTGTTCCTCTTACATAGCAAGCGGAAGGTAAAAATTCACTCACGGTCTACAGAATTGTCATGTTGAATCTTTATTGGAAGTCTTCTTCTCCATTCAAAGCTCTCTATGAAGCATAGCAACTTTTGGCCTTCCTATGAGTAACCAGACAACGTATCTTATTTTTCAAAaggctgattattattattattattattattattattattattatgttaacaAAGCCCTTCTCCAacctatttttctgttttttttgtgatgtttatGCGCAAAAGTCCTTTTAATCAGTAGCAAATCAAATGCTTCCAAATCTGCTATTTTAAGGTACACTGTTATATAATGATGTTTTAAGATGCTAATGTGTTCATCAGCCTCATCAGTGCAGCAGACATCATCTAATATAAGGTCACTGGAAAATTCCTCTCACGACTTCATTTAACCTTCTTCATGTGAAGCTgttcagtacagtctgttataaaGCAAGTTATAAAAAGAGTTACAGTATAAAGAGAATTATAAAGTAACATTTATTGTACACACATTTATTTGCCCAATTtcaactattaaaagtaaaagtagtctTTAGATCATTTTTTAGGAAAGTAATTCTCACACTTCtttaacttacacacacacacacacacacacacagtgggagACTGTAAGGCTCTGGCTACTCTCCAccctgctgcagcagcagtgccACGTGTGTAATCTCAGTGTGCCCTGGGCTGCTGTGGTTGGATGCAGGCATGGCTGCTGGCACCAGTGGGGGTAAATGTCtccacagagaacacacacacacacacagatgtgcagCAGGCACAGGATTTCAGTCTGCACTCAAACCAAGCCAAAATGTATTAGGCAAGTTGAAGGCTATGCAGTACTGTATATTGACTTTTCTAtttgcacaacacacacacagacacactcactgtGACTTGTTCCTGATCTTGCTGACTCAGCGGATCTGTGTTGGTGGCTTCATCTACACCAATAATGTCCAATTCTGATCCTAAAGATCTGCCACTCTGTGGTTGATCAGGTAACCAGAAAAAAGCTGTTACAGCCAGTAAAAGATCCTGGGACCTAGTGTTGTGCGATAAAACGATAACGATAATTATCGCAAAATAACTTTCCCTTGATAGAAATGTAAGGCACAGTCAATAAAACTTTGATATAACTTGTTCCGGGAATGTTTCTGACAGACAATGGAAACAGCCAATGAGAATAGGAATAGTGCCACACTGAACCAGTCACGTGGCTGAAATAAAGTTACATCGAGTTAGGTTGCTCAGACGCTAATGTTTGGGTCAGGCAAGAGAGaggtgcgtgcgtgcgtgtgtgtgtgtgtgtggtagagggagatttttatttatacagttatataatgttctaatgttcATTTGTTAAAATTTTAACTAAATGTTTGATAACTCCTTTATTTTCTTATCTACTAGTAGAAAGAAACCTTTGAGTgtgacagaaagtgatttgattcatatcgtgatacatatcgatatcaactgatatggaaaactatatagtgatacaattttttttcaaatcgcccagctctactggGACCTATCAGAAACCCTGATTTTAAGCAATGTTAGCAGAAGCACtctgatgccatttattataacattttgcTCTATTCCCATTCAGGAGCACTGCTGCTTTGGAATTTAATTAAAGTTTAAAgtgtttactatttatttacattattgttGTAGTAACAGTGTAATTATCTCAGTATTACTAGTATCTTGTATTTTACGCACTGTTTTCAACTATATATCTTTCTTAGATGTTTTTAGTAGCTCTGATCTGTTCTGTATACCTTCTCACATTAACCAAATCCACAGGCTTTCTCCTTAATAACACACTGAGTCATGTTTCCAGTAGCACCCTGCCAGTCCTGAAGGACCAGATCCTGTGGGCTTTAGCTCAGGACACGCTGACCTGGGAGTGAGAAGGGAGAGATTACATTTGACTATTTATGTTGCGGCTCTGAGACAGGCTAATGTATGCGTGGTCCTGCATCCTGTGGCCTTGTGGGATAGACACTTTGGGTCATTCGGTGCACCACCCTGTCTGCTGGGACATTGAGTTCATTCACTGTGACTTGCAGACCCAGGAtcagtctgtgtgtttaatattaatgataGCTATAAGCAGAGCTGATGCTGGAACAGAAAAAAACCCTGAACCTTTAGAAAATAAGAAGCTCGTTGTGAGGAGCTGGAGCTGTCAAGATGTTTTAGGTATAAGGGTTGACATGATGTCAACAAGAAACGGAAGATACATAAAGCTCTGTTCATCTTTTTGAAAACACATGTGAGGCTGTTTTTTTAGGCGAAACCTGTGAAGATGTGTTCCAAAGATCAGTTATGTCAAATATCAAAAATGTTACCTGAGCAAATGGCTTGGGATGCCCACATCAGTATAAGCTATCAGGTTTTATCCTGTGGGTGAGGTTGAAGACTGGTGACCATGCTTATGGCAAGGCATAGTGAATTATCAAAGAGTTTGAGGGAGTTCTGATTCATAAGTGGTTCTATTTTTAAATTTGCGCTGGCTTTTAGCATTCTTTGATTCACAGTGTTATATGTGTACCAGGAAAATGTgctagaaggcattaccacccacagtggacactgcagtgggtggtaatgattgtgactggcggcatctggctggcagaaatcacatctgcAACATTCTTTAAATTTCATGTGAGATGGCAAAAGGACGCAGTACAGCcagggtcggcaattaagtttagATATTTACCAAGCCATTACGTggagggccacaaaaaaaaatctgttttggaaaatgaagtgaaaCAGACttatagctctccagcccagagggttgttgaacccaattgcagaacagtttaatttaacgcaggtaaacccaagaagaaaggaaaatataaGGGTCgggctccaatacactaccgctgccctagctaatgaattgggacatggctgggAAAAAACGCCCCTGtagggagatagggagcccaagaacgccaagcgtgacagagagacagggatgtaaacaaaagctcgccagagaagcattttattttatttgtatttttttcagtatcatTCATTATACTTCAAACatcctcacgggccagatgtttcatgcttgcgggccacatctggcctggGGGCCACCTTATTGCCGATCCCTGCATTATAGTATTCCTGTTCCATAACTCATGGTATATCAGCGTAGATGTATGTTAGTTGTCTCTATGAATGTTTAAATTGTAGCCTTATGAGTGTAAAATGTGCAACACTGCAATAatgcaataatcaataatcacagtGTTCAAAACCACACTACTACAGTGGCAGTTGGGCTGGTTATGATGGTATGAGTAGATGTGTATATGAACCAGGTCTATTTTGGTGCATGGCTTCCCTCTGTTATGTCTAAGTGTGGGCAGTATGTCAACATGTCATCCCTGGAAAAGACGTCACAGTGTGCCATTCTGAGAATAGCACAAGTATTATCACTACCTCTGGAACACTGAACAACTGCAACcacactattaaaaataaaggtgctacaaaatgGCTCTTTGAGCGATGCCAGAGAAGAGCCATCTTGTATTCAAAGGTGATGTGCATGTACGCATGTAAAACCTTCATATTGGTAAAGGACTTTTATATCAAGTAAGTTAAATAGTGTATCATAAAGACAGATACAGTTTTGGGTTGTgagatattatttttatattttatctaggTTTGGGCGGTATCCACTTTTTTCATACTGTCATACCGTGTTAAAACATTATCGCGGTAGGCCTATACGGTATTACCAGGGGCAGGGATTTGCGTATGTTTTATCCTGCGTTTATGTGGCTTCAATACGATGAAAATACACACAAATTTAAGTCAGTCATACAGTAAATGTTAAGCCATCAGTCTGATAATTACAAAAAATCTTCAGTACAGCTAATCAGAGGACTTCACTTAGCTGTAGCATGACAGCTAACATTCATTCACCATAGAACATGCTGCAATCTGTCCATTTAAAACTCTACTTGGAAACATTTAGACATTGTGAACAGCAGCAAACTACATTTAGCAAGCTCCTCATGTTGTagactgtgatcatgtgacaaAGAGGCTGGAGGCAAAGCGCGGAGTAGAttaaggtagaggtccacagtgaacgtACACACCAAGCTACTTCTTATTCTGGAAGAAAtgagtgcagccaagccaagtgctAAAAACTTTTGAGCAGCTTAAGcagatttaaaatatttatttagataaataaacagacagagagCAATTCCGGAATTTAGGGTGTTTTACATCAATATCGGGTTTTTATCATAAACTGGGTATTTCTCCATATTGTAAACCCCTACTACAGTCTTTTTTGGTTACAGTGTTTTGAAGAACAGCTGTAGGTGGGATACACAGAAATGTCTGGAGCTGTAATACACAACAAATGTCTTGTTGTTCTTACAGCAGGCGAGAATGATTGGCTTCAATAGCGGTTCTGTCTTCTCCCTCCTGTTTTGAGAATTACATGAGGGGAGCTTATAAGTTTGAAGGCTTTGAAGTGACAGCAGCAAGGTGAAAGCTCGGGCGTGCTTGCTAGTGTAGGATGTGTGTGTtcgtgagtgtttgtgtgtgtttgtgtgtaggcaAGTCAAGTTAAACACTTTAACttgttaaatataattttgtcttGTTTACTCTAAGTTTCACACTTGGAATTGAATTAGTCTTCTGTGagtaggcgtgtgtgtgtgtgcaggtgtgtgtgtgtgtgctgggctcTATGaaagacgctggtttgccttggTTTTTGCCGTTACTGGGTACAGTATAATAGTAGTGCGGGTGTAGGTTTAGTCTTCTGTGCAGTGGCTGATCGACATTTGGACATttttaccgtattttacagactataagttgcaccgaattataaggcgcattatcagtgaatgtctattaagggtgagtaaagagcttccgtttacttacagtaagcttagatttccaattttcaacagcacagttagcagcagtgctagctacggttacactgaggaaccctgattgttcCTGTAAcccaggatgatattagctagcagttcatcccacatagcttgttttaacaccgtaaacatgcagactacagtctgatatactcacctctgaacgacgaaagggCTAGCGCTTTACACGGTTAGCGCCTAAAGCTAATAATACTCCAGATTCTGTGCTGAAGAAACTTGACTGAAACTCTACTTTATAACACtggacttcagcagagtggctttactgctcctcacaacctgac is a genomic window containing:
- the si:ch73-335l21.1 gene encoding insulin receptor substrate 1-B yields the protein MESQGCEAPSCEDVRKSGYLRKHKSMHRRYFVLRAASERGPARLEYYESEKKFRGKAPVPKRAVALETCFNINKRADAKNKHMIVLYTRAESFAVAAENEADQDEWYQAMVELQCRSKAICDGNAGDYGVPTPGPAFKEVWQVKVWPKGLGQAKNLVGIYRLCLTDKTVNFVKLNSDAAAVVLQLMNVRRCGHSENFFFVEVGRSAVTGPGEFWMQVEDSVVAQNMHETLLEAMKALSEEFRQRSKSQSATAGGGGGATASNPISVPSRRHHPNPPPSQVGFIRRPRTEPPGGACGGGGGNSNNASPTPRHGFPRARTSSDGGKVEEGVTSAGTGGVASSSSPTTNGSCSNTPILRSTSVRTPTPSKAQHALMRSISTPGQNPSSSTGNGPDFGGMGAGTTGDGGAYSRIPLRQTSVSGSFSDYGSSDEYGSSPGEHSLLTPTIQTGSSGSSGAQSLGDEAANYILMAQRGASKSLSTHNSLPPTRRVLRRSSSRESEAERRLMSKRASLPPMTLERLAPHRRGGDVETEEEDYAIMSRSTSRESFTSRQDSDTTFVGTGYIDVSAESKGEAGNGGSSITGSGNGAVDNGYMSMLPGVTAPPVSPSHSLSVAVSDTDSKPADDYMAMTPNNSISPPQQIRLPVSGTDGYMMMSPNSSCSPDQRGVPAAWVGSNSADSRVGSDYMNMSPISARSANSTPPPHESLTQSDHHPQHPPPKMVYSYYSLPRSYKHNTPTHFEDGPGKDKRPGSGTNCAARSLGSGRGTSQGQEPGVGRHLSLSSSSYSSSSASSESLGEGEEKVAQTSRAAAGARVKDIGNLHQKQGSGVAKGQGQRNRPLSLFVDVSKANTLPRVRETPLPPEPKSPGEYVSIEFKSERSIKGGGSGSRGLRQGGSVPSNPHRNLQRPTSCVAGFLPFSHTPSTAIPPTTEYVNMELGASPSPSSSSLSLTPLGFPSFPTPPTPPAAAPKAWDEKRSTPQNEEEPEAEMGHSRHVAVAQSGVSLKVCADYTEMAFGLSSGTTSDSTPPKATLPDRPEPIVPTLGLGLTLDFPLSKGLNPDHGAKVIRADPQGRRRHCSETFLAPSSISSCSASSSSTISVFSEHTQAMARRLGLDAMLWGSGTSLDIPTQFTNPGVTSLPTTQASSAEQGLNYIDLDLATKESPTLGVDVQNVSQTPAARLFSSVLGGGAAGSAAATASTNSNASNLNTYASIDFYKSEELRSHQGSSSGSSSKDGTEC